A region from the Gavia stellata isolate bGavSte3 chromosome 2, bGavSte3.hap2, whole genome shotgun sequence genome encodes:
- the FBXO5 gene encoding F-box only protein 5, whose protein sequence is MKSNLNHSFKMKCDFDCTSLRAGFAPLKSAVEKTRLEESCPLNYEESFCKSCAEEHQKILLSDSYHATTRNLDLEDEGRPVHNKENKQVTQRLDEGIYEMEALENSKFSEDSGYSSMLSNQYADAIEHEDSIPLAGNLCGTPKRCLMKNQNQAQFSKKTLLPVIHYEEMICSTLKKSGKRNLKSWAAVDRIVFRGKVELCNLIGKKMGLDRIDILAELFQKNLKHILANILRHLGEMDLINFAKVSTTWQKILQEDKWIFQMYSKAVKNVSNGTKASEHAATREYVLYRAALSSIQKATPPNNLNKKGTRSKASKNHSRLMEFSEAAKTLKNSESLKVCHRCGSPAKYDSYLQRAVCNRDSCGFDFCTKCMCIYHSSSDCMSGKPVKLNSKLGPLPGTKKSKQNLRRL, encoded by the exons atgaaatcaaACCTTAACcattctttcaaaatgaaatgtgattttgATTGTACGTCTCTTCGTGCTGGGTTTGCACCATTGAAATCTGCTGTGGAGAAAACAAGACTGGAAGAATCCTGCCCCTTGAATTATGAGGAAAGCTTTTGTAAAAGCTGTGCTGAAGAGCATCAGAAAATACTCCTTAGTGACTCGTACCATGCAACCACCAGAAATCTAGATCTTGAAGATGAAGGAAGACCTGTacataacaaagaaaacaaacaagtaaCCCAGAGACTTGATGAAGGTATCTATGAAATGGAGGCACTGGAAAACAGTAAATTTAGTGAGGACAGTGGTTACTCCTCTATGTTAAGTAATCAATACGCTGATGCAATAGAACATGAGGATAGTATACCTTTGGCTGGGAATCTCTGTGGCACACCAAAGCGTTGTCTCATGAAGAACCAAAACCAAGCACAGTTTTCAAAGAAGACTTTGTTGCCAGTAATCCATTATGAAGAAATGATTTGCTCAACTTTGAAAAAAAGTGGTAAAAGAAATCTCAAGTCTTGGGCTGCAGTAGACAGAATTGTTTTTAGGGGAAAGGTTGAACTTTGTAACctaattggaaagaaaatgggattAGATAGAATAGACATTCTTGCCGAACTCTTCCAGAAGAACCTGAAGCATATATTAGCAAACATTTTAAGGCATCTCGGTGAGATGGATTTAATAAA TTTTGCCAAAGTCAGCACAACGTGGCAGAAGATTCTACAAGAAGATAAATGGATTTTTCAAATGTATAGTAAAGCTGTGAAAAACGTTTCT AATGGCACTAAGGCATCAGAGCATGCTGCAACAAGGGAGTATGTTCTCTACCGAGCGGCTTTATCTTCCATTCAGAAAGCAACCCCACCAAAcaacttaaataaaaaaggcacCAGATCCAAAGCATCTAAGAATCACAGCAGGCTCATGGAGTTTTCTGAG GCTGCCAAGACCTTGAAAAACAGCGAAAGCCTTAAAGTCTGCCATCGCTGTGGCTCACCTGCAAAGTATGACTCCTATCTACAAAGAGCAGTATGCAATCGTGACAGTTGTGGCTTTGACTTTTGCACAAAGTGCATGTGCATCTACCACAGCTCCAGTGACTGTATGAGTGGCAAACCAGTGAAACTCAACTCTAAGCTAGGGCCACTTCCTGGGaccaagaaaagcaaacagaatcTACGGCGATTGTGA